One Mycolicibacterium goodii genomic region harbors:
- a CDS encoding helix-turn-helix transcriptional regulator produces MDRDALAGFLRRRRESIRPQEVGLPAGARRRTAGLRREEVAQLTGMSVDYYSRLEQARGPQPSPQMLQALARALRLSDDERDHLYRLAGHAVPDRGGLSTHVRPALLFVLDQMHGAAAFVCTDTGIMLAQNAIAKTLMGDLTTAETGIEASQTWRWFTDPGVREQFPDTDHDEHSRVMVADLRAAWARRRTDADIGELVDGLLKHSCEFAELWARHEVAVRRMQRKTFSTRVGPITLDCEVLATTDGQQLVVLTPPAGSSAADDLRLLTVVGDQAVG; encoded by the coding sequence ATGGATCGTGATGCGCTCGCCGGGTTCCTGCGCCGACGCCGCGAGTCGATCCGGCCGCAGGAGGTCGGGTTACCCGCGGGCGCGCGGCGCCGCACCGCGGGTCTGCGACGCGAAGAGGTGGCGCAGCTGACCGGGATGTCGGTGGACTACTACAGCAGGCTGGAGCAGGCCCGCGGCCCCCAGCCGTCACCGCAGATGCTGCAAGCGCTGGCTCGCGCCCTGCGACTGTCCGACGACGAGCGAGACCACCTCTACCGGTTGGCGGGTCATGCCGTCCCGGACCGCGGCGGGCTCTCGACACACGTGCGTCCCGCGCTGCTGTTCGTGCTCGATCAGATGCACGGCGCCGCCGCGTTCGTGTGCACCGACACCGGAATCATGCTGGCGCAGAATGCGATTGCCAAGACGTTGATGGGCGACCTCACCACCGCCGAGACTGGCATCGAGGCCAGCCAAACCTGGAGATGGTTCACCGATCCTGGCGTGCGCGAGCAGTTCCCCGACACCGACCACGACGAGCACAGCCGCGTCATGGTGGCCGACCTGCGCGCAGCGTGGGCCCGCAGGCGCACCGATGCCGACATCGGCGAACTCGTCGACGGTCTGCTCAAGCACAGCTGCGAGTTCGCCGAATTGTGGGCTCGTCACGAGGTGGCCGTCCGCCGCATGCAACGCAAGACGTTCTCGACGCGCGTGGGACCCATCACGCTCGACTGCGAGGTGCTGGCGACCACCGACGGCCAGCAACTCGTCGTGCTGACCCCGCCCGCGGGATCCTCGGCGGCCGACGACCTGCGCCTGCTCACCGTCGTCGGCGATCAGGCTGTCGGCTGA
- the ffh gene encoding signal recognition particle protein: MFESLSDRLTGALQGLRGKGRLTDADIDATTREIRLALLEADVSLPVVRAFVARIKDRAKGAEVSAALNPAQQVVKIVNEELIGILGGETRQLAFAKTPPTVIMLAGLQGAGKTTLAGKLAKWLKDKGHTPLLVACDLQRPGAVNQLQIVGERAGVAVFAPHPGTAPGANETEGAGPGDPVAVAAAGLAEARAKLHDVVIVDTAGRLGIDDVLMAQAAGIRDAVQPHETLFVLDAMIGQDAVATAEAFREGVGFTGVVLTKLDGDARGGAALSVREVTGVPILFASAGEKLEDFDVFHPDRMASRILGMGDVLTLIEQAEQVFDAQKAEEAAAKIGAGELTLEDFLEQMLTIRKMGPIGNLLGMLPGAGQMKDALAAVDDRQLDRVQAIIRGMTPAERADPKIINASRRLRIANGSGVTVSEVNQLVDRFFEARKMMSTMAGQMGMGFGRKSATRKAAKGKGKKGKNAKKGKGPTPPKVRNPLGAPGLPGGFPDLSNMPKGLDELPPGLADFDLSKLKFPKN; the protein is encoded by the coding sequence GTGTTTGAAAGCCTGTCTGACCGGTTGACCGGTGCCCTGCAAGGGCTACGTGGCAAGGGGCGTTTGACCGACGCCGACATCGACGCCACGACGCGCGAGATCAGGTTGGCCCTGCTGGAGGCCGACGTCTCGCTGCCGGTCGTACGCGCGTTCGTCGCACGTATCAAGGACCGCGCGAAGGGTGCCGAGGTCTCCGCGGCGCTCAATCCCGCGCAGCAGGTCGTCAAGATCGTCAACGAGGAACTCATCGGGATCCTCGGCGGCGAGACCCGCCAGCTGGCCTTCGCCAAGACCCCGCCGACCGTGATCATGCTGGCCGGTCTGCAGGGTGCCGGTAAGACCACCCTGGCCGGCAAGCTCGCGAAGTGGCTCAAGGACAAGGGCCACACCCCGCTGCTGGTGGCCTGCGACCTGCAGCGACCGGGTGCGGTCAACCAGCTGCAGATCGTGGGTGAACGCGCGGGTGTGGCGGTGTTCGCGCCGCATCCGGGCACCGCGCCCGGCGCCAACGAGACCGAGGGCGCAGGTCCTGGTGACCCTGTGGCGGTGGCCGCCGCGGGTCTCGCCGAGGCCAGGGCCAAGCTCCACGACGTCGTGATCGTCGACACCGCGGGCCGGCTGGGCATCGATGACGTGCTGATGGCGCAGGCTGCGGGCATTCGCGACGCCGTGCAACCCCATGAGACCCTGTTCGTCCTCGACGCGATGATCGGTCAGGACGCGGTGGCCACGGCCGAGGCGTTCCGCGAAGGTGTCGGATTCACCGGCGTGGTTCTCACCAAGCTCGACGGCGACGCCCGCGGTGGTGCCGCGCTGTCGGTCCGCGAGGTCACCGGTGTGCCGATCCTGTTCGCGTCGGCCGGTGAGAAGCTCGAGGACTTCGACGTCTTCCATCCCGACCGGATGGCCAGCCGCATCCTGGGCATGGGCGACGTGCTCACGCTCATCGAGCAGGCCGAACAGGTCTTCGACGCGCAGAAGGCCGAGGAGGCCGCCGCCAAGATCGGCGCCGGTGAGCTCACGCTTGAGGACTTCCTCGAGCAGATGCTCACGATCCGCAAGATGGGTCCGATCGGCAACCTGCTGGGCATGCTGCCCGGCGCGGGGCAGATGAAGGACGCCCTGGCTGCGGTCGACGACAGGCAGCTCGACCGTGTGCAGGCCATCATCCGCGGTATGACGCCGGCCGAGCGCGCCGATCCCAAGATCATCAACGCGTCGCGCCGCCTGCGCATCGCCAACGGCTCCGGGGTGACGGTCTCGGAGGTCAACCAGCTCGTCGACCGGTTCTTCGAGGCCCGCAAGATGATGTCGACGATGGCCGGGCAGATGGGCATGGGCTTCGGGCGCAAGAGCGCGACCCGCAAGGCCGCCAAGGGCAAGGGCAAGAAGGGCAAGAACGCCAAGAAGGGTAAGGGCCCGACGCCACCGAAGGTGCGCAACCCGTTGGGTGCGCCCGGACTGCCCGGCGGATTCCCCGACCTGTCCAACATGCCCAAGGGGCTCGACGAGCTGCCGCCCGGTCTGGCCGACTTCGACCTGTCGAAACTGAAGTTCCCCAAGAACTAG
- a CDS encoding [protein-PII] uridylyltransferase has protein sequence MTEHRTQSAGASRDGAPAGSSRPANDLAAAVAQLLSGGARQLESAALRDALLDLYEFWLTTKATELGITADSGFAIVATGGLGRGEMLPYSDLDLMLLHDNMPVDAVTEIAERLWYPLWDANIRLDHSVRTVPEALKVAGEDISVGLAMLDVRHIAGDADLSSLLVGGARRQWRIGIASRFEELVEHAQARWERSGQIAHRAEPDLKSGRGGLRDVQLLNALAIAQLADVYPSRALASPTGTLGGAHLALLNVRTELHRVSGRGRELLLAQHADEIGAALRIGDRFDLARMLSDAARTVSYYVDSGIRTAANALPRRGFAALRRPVRRPLDEGVIEFAGEVILARDARPERDPGLVLRVAAASATTGLPIAVSTLSRLAETAPELRTPWPRQALKDLLVLLAAGPAAVATIEALDRTGLWGRLFPEWGAVRDLPPRDVVHIWTVDRHLVETVSRASAFTTRVSRPDLLLLGALCHDIGKGRGGDHSVIGAELATQIGTRLGLWPSDIDVLSKLVRYHLLLPETATRRDLQDPGTIASVVDALGGDMVVLELLDVLAEADSLATGPGVWGDWKASLIGDLVRRCRLVMAGEPLPQPDPIDPRFLDLAAQVGVHVELTEGDGPHIYNVTMIAPDRRGLLSKAAGVLALNSLRVHSASVNSHEGSAINTFVVSPHFGSPPAADLLRQQFVLALDGDLDVIGSLERRERDAAQYPTARAGEILAAVPANHVPAPPRILWADGSGPGEMIVQIRTIDRAGLLARLTAVFERDGVDIAWAKVTTLGSSVVDAFGITAEGDRVRQELERGLFAVLPTPPPAKPAEQAS, from the coding sequence ATGACAGAACACAGAACACAATCCGCCGGGGCTTCTCGTGATGGGGCTCCGGCGGGTTCGTCACGACCGGCCAACGATCTGGCCGCAGCTGTCGCCCAGCTGCTCTCCGGGGGTGCGCGGCAACTGGAGTCGGCCGCACTGCGTGACGCGCTGCTCGATCTGTACGAATTCTGGCTCACCACAAAGGCAACCGAGCTCGGCATCACCGCCGACAGCGGTTTCGCGATCGTCGCGACCGGCGGGCTGGGGCGCGGCGAGATGCTGCCGTACTCGGATCTCGACCTGATGCTCCTGCACGACAACATGCCGGTCGACGCCGTGACCGAGATCGCCGAGAGGCTGTGGTACCCGTTGTGGGACGCCAACATTCGACTCGACCACAGTGTCCGGACGGTACCCGAGGCACTCAAGGTCGCCGGCGAGGACATCTCGGTGGGCCTGGCGATGCTCGACGTACGGCACATCGCAGGCGACGCGGATCTGTCGTCGCTCCTGGTGGGCGGCGCCCGCAGGCAGTGGCGCATCGGCATCGCCTCACGATTCGAGGAGCTGGTCGAACACGCCCAGGCACGCTGGGAGCGCAGCGGTCAGATCGCGCACCGTGCCGAACCCGACCTCAAGTCGGGCCGCGGCGGTCTGCGCGACGTCCAACTGCTCAACGCGTTGGCCATCGCGCAGCTGGCCGACGTGTACCCCAGCCGCGCGCTGGCATCGCCGACCGGAACCCTCGGTGGTGCTCACCTCGCTCTGCTCAACGTGCGCACCGAACTGCACCGGGTCTCCGGGCGCGGCCGCGAACTCCTGCTGGCCCAGCACGCCGACGAGATCGGCGCAGCACTGCGCATCGGTGACCGGTTCGACCTGGCACGCATGCTCTCCGATGCGGCGCGCACCGTCAGCTACTACGTCGACTCGGGGATCCGCACGGCGGCCAATGCCTTGCCGCGGCGCGGATTCGCGGCGTTACGGCGACCGGTGCGCCGCCCACTCGACGAAGGCGTCATCGAGTTCGCCGGTGAGGTGATCCTCGCGCGCGACGCCCGCCCCGAGCGTGACCCCGGCCTGGTGCTGCGGGTCGCGGCGGCCTCGGCGACCACCGGTCTTCCCATCGCGGTCTCCACGCTGAGCCGGTTGGCCGAGACCGCACCGGAACTGCGCACGCCGTGGCCGCGTCAGGCGCTCAAGGATCTGTTGGTGTTGTTGGCGGCGGGCCCGGCGGCGGTCGCGACCATCGAGGCGCTGGACCGCACCGGCCTTTGGGGCAGGCTCTTCCCCGAATGGGGTGCCGTGCGCGACCTACCGCCGCGAGATGTGGTGCACATCTGGACCGTCGACCGGCATCTCGTCGAAACGGTCTCGCGGGCAAGCGCTTTCACCACCAGGGTGTCGCGTCCCGATCTGTTGCTGCTCGGCGCGCTGTGCCACGACATCGGCAAGGGCCGCGGCGGGGACCACAGCGTCATCGGTGCCGAACTGGCCACACAGATCGGCACCAGGCTGGGGCTGTGGCCGTCGGACATCGACGTGCTGTCGAAACTCGTGCGCTACCACCTGCTGTTGCCCGAGACGGCGACTCGGCGGGACCTGCAGGACCCCGGGACCATCGCCTCGGTGGTGGATGCGCTGGGCGGCGACATGGTGGTGCTGGAGTTGCTCGACGTGCTCGCCGAAGCCGATTCCCTGGCCACGGGCCCCGGTGTCTGGGGCGACTGGAAGGCGTCGTTGATCGGGGACCTGGTGCGGCGCTGCCGGCTGGTCATGGCCGGTGAACCGTTGCCGCAACCCGATCCGATCGACCCGCGGTTCCTCGACCTCGCCGCGCAGGTCGGTGTCCACGTCGAACTCACCGAGGGCGACGGCCCCCACATCTACAACGTCACGATGATCGCCCCGGACCGCCGGGGTCTCTTGTCGAAGGCCGCCGGGGTGCTGGCACTCAACTCGCTGCGGGTGCACTCGGCCTCGGTCAACAGTCACGAGGGCTCGGCGATCAACACGTTCGTGGTCTCCCCGCACTTCGGCTCGCCGCCGGCCGCCGACCTGTTGCGCCAGCAGTTCGTGCTCGCACTCGACGGCGACCTCGACGTGATCGGCTCGCTGGAGCGGCGTGAGCGGGACGCCGCGCAGTACCCGACGGCGCGGGCGGGGGAGATCCTCGCGGCGGTGCCCGCCAACCACGTGCCCGCGCCGCCACGCATCCTGTGGGCTGACGGCAGCGGGCCGGGAGAGATGATCGTTCAGATCCGCACGATCGACCGGGCCGGTCTGCTGGCGCGGCTCACCGCGGTGTTCGAGCGCGACGGGGTCGACATCGCGTGGGCCAAGGTGACCACGCTCGGTTCGTCGGTGGTCGACGCTTTCGGCATCACCGCCGAGGGAGATCGGGTGCGTCAGGAACTGGAGCGTGGGCTGTTCGCGGTTCTGCCGACACCGCCGCCGGCCAAGCCGGCCGAACAGGCCAGCTGA
- a CDS encoding aldo/keto reductase, with the protein MRTKTLGTLTTSAFGLGCMAMSGPYGEADRGESIATVHDALDAGVTLFDTADFYGMGHNELLLAEALRGRPRDSYLLSVKFGGQIGPDVSWLGYDARPAAVKTALAYSLQRLGTDHVDIYRPARLDPAVPIEDTVGAIGELVDAGYVRHVGLSEVGADTIRRAAAVRPITDLQIEYSLMSRGIERDILGTCRDLGIGITAYGVLSRGLLGGHWTTADGGQGDNRSAYPRFSGANLDRNLALVDALRRVADDLRVSVAQAAIAWVASRGDDIVPLIGARTRTRLSEALGAVDLTLTDDQVARIEAAVPAEEVAGDRYAAAHMAALDSERVPADHS; encoded by the coding sequence ATGCGAACCAAGACCCTCGGAACCCTGACCACCTCGGCATTCGGCCTCGGTTGTATGGCGATGTCGGGACCCTACGGCGAGGCCGATCGCGGCGAGAGCATCGCGACCGTGCACGATGCGCTCGACGCCGGCGTCACGTTGTTCGACACCGCTGACTTCTACGGAATGGGCCACAACGAACTACTGCTCGCCGAGGCGCTGCGCGGCCGCCCTCGCGACAGCTATCTGCTCAGCGTGAAGTTCGGCGGCCAGATCGGCCCCGACGTCTCCTGGCTCGGCTACGACGCCCGTCCCGCGGCGGTGAAAACCGCGCTGGCGTACTCGTTGCAGCGGCTCGGAACCGATCACGTCGACATCTATCGTCCGGCCCGCCTGGATCCCGCGGTACCCATCGAGGACACCGTCGGCGCCATCGGCGAGCTCGTCGACGCGGGGTACGTGCGGCACGTCGGGCTCTCGGAGGTGGGAGCGGACACCATCCGCCGTGCGGCCGCGGTCCGGCCGATCACCGATCTGCAGATCGAGTACTCGTTGATGTCGCGCGGCATCGAGCGCGACATCCTCGGCACCTGCCGCGACCTGGGAATCGGGATCACGGCCTACGGTGTGCTCTCGCGCGGCCTCCTCGGCGGCCACTGGACCACGGCCGATGGCGGACAAGGTGACAACCGATCGGCGTATCCCCGGTTCTCCGGTGCCAACCTGGACCGCAACCTCGCGCTGGTCGACGCGCTGCGCAGGGTGGCCGACGACCTGCGGGTGTCGGTGGCGCAGGCGGCGATCGCCTGGGTGGCGTCGCGCGGCGACGACATCGTGCCGCTGATCGGCGCACGCACCCGCACGCGCCTGTCCGAGGCGCTCGGCGCGGTCGATCTGACGCTCACCGACGATCAGGTGGCGCGCATCGAGGCGGCGGTCCCTGCCGAGGAGGTGGCGGGCGATCGCTACGCCGCCGCGCACATGGCGGCTCTGGATTCCGAGCGCGTACCGGCCGACCACTCCTGA
- a CDS encoding diflavin oxidoreductase, with product MGSAEDAAMTFAEAAAGALGIEAEARELNQIDVSELQSATHFVVVTSTFGDGEFPDTATLFWEAIGSSGTDRLDHLNFAVLALGDSSYEFFCNAGKLLDARLEELGATRIMDRVDVDGFYQEPAKAWTTDLVKVLVAERPAAPATRVAEVVEEPTEAPTRERHLPVEVALTANRPLTAPESDKEVRHYELDLRGSGITYQAGDSIAVHADNDPVLVEAILAHFGVAPQHTLTDHDHPLGVLLSEHLEIRTPSRALLALVGARTADPRAATALSADAPDAAWLYGKDVLDLIRLADLTVDEVVDTLRPLQFRDYSIASSPVVHPDHVHLTVATVRYTSGERRHGGVASTFLAERCERLRAHLRPNQHFRLPAPDVPIIMIGPGTGIAPFRAFLQERHATQAPGRSWLFFGDRRRATDFLYGDELRGFVDSGTLTRLDLAFSRDQGNKIYVQQRMRENADEFYRWLQDGAHVYVCGDAERMARDVDATLHEIVARCGNVDADGAHAYVNDLVKSHRYVRDVY from the coding sequence ATGGGCAGCGCCGAGGATGCGGCCATGACCTTCGCGGAGGCCGCCGCCGGGGCCCTCGGCATCGAGGCCGAAGCGCGCGAGCTCAACCAGATCGACGTCAGCGAACTTCAATCGGCGACGCACTTCGTGGTGGTCACCTCGACTTTCGGCGACGGCGAGTTTCCTGACACCGCAACCCTGTTCTGGGAGGCCATCGGCAGCTCAGGAACCGACCGGCTCGACCACCTGAACTTCGCGGTCCTCGCGCTCGGCGACAGCTCCTACGAATTCTTCTGCAACGCAGGCAAACTGCTCGACGCTCGGCTCGAGGAACTGGGCGCGACCCGGATCATGGACCGGGTCGACGTCGACGGCTTCTACCAGGAACCGGCCAAGGCCTGGACCACCGATCTCGTCAAGGTTCTGGTCGCCGAACGGCCCGCAGCCCCGGCCACCCGGGTAGCCGAGGTCGTCGAGGAGCCGACCGAGGCGCCGACCCGCGAACGCCACCTGCCGGTCGAGGTGGCGTTGACCGCCAACCGGCCACTGACCGCACCGGAATCCGACAAAGAGGTCCGGCACTACGAGCTCGACCTCCGCGGCAGCGGCATCACCTATCAGGCAGGCGATTCGATCGCCGTGCACGCGGACAACGATCCGGTGCTGGTCGAGGCGATCCTCGCGCACTTCGGCGTCGCACCCCAGCACACGCTCACCGATCACGACCATCCGCTCGGGGTGCTGCTGAGCGAGCACCTGGAGATCCGGACCCCGTCGCGTGCCCTGCTGGCGCTGGTGGGCGCGCGCACGGCGGACCCGCGCGCCGCGACCGCGCTGAGCGCCGATGCGCCGGATGCCGCGTGGTTGTACGGCAAGGATGTCCTCGACCTGATCAGGCTCGCGGATCTGACGGTCGACGAGGTCGTGGACACATTGCGCCCGTTGCAGTTCCGCGACTACTCGATCGCCTCCAGTCCTGTGGTGCATCCCGACCACGTCCACCTGACGGTGGCGACCGTGCGCTACACCTCCGGCGAACGCAGACACGGCGGCGTGGCCTCCACGTTCCTGGCCGAGCGCTGCGAGCGCCTGCGCGCGCATCTGCGCCCCAACCAGCACTTCCGCCTGCCCGCGCCCGACGTGCCGATCATCATGATCGGACCAGGCACCGGGATCGCACCGTTCCGCGCGTTCCTGCAGGAGCGCCACGCCACACAGGCGCCCGGCCGGTCCTGGTTGTTCTTCGGTGACCGCCGCCGCGCCACCGATTTCCTGTACGGCGACGAACTCCGCGGTTTCGTCGACTCGGGCACCCTGACCCGGCTCGACCTCGCGTTCTCTCGCGATCAGGGCAACAAAATCTATGTGCAGCAACGCATGCGGGAGAATGCCGACGAGTTCTACCGGTGGCTGCAGGACGGCGCCCACGTCTACGTGTGCGGTGACGCCGAGCGGATGGCCCGCGACGTCGACGCGACGCTGCACGAGATCGTGGCGCGCTGCGGCAATGTGGACGCCGACGGCGCCCATGCGTACGTCAACGACCTCGTCAAGAGCCACCGCTACGTGCGCGACGTGTACTGA
- a CDS encoding metal-dependent hydrolase family protein, with product MSALHVRGRGLPDGEPVEWWIADGVLSADPIGNADTVFGADGELGWIIPGLVDAHCHVGLGPGGAVDIDEAVAQAETERDAGALLLRDAGSPLDTRSLDDREDLPRIIRAGRHLAKPKRYLPGLPIDVEDESQLPAVVAEQARWGDGWVKLIGDWIDRGAGDLAPLWSDDVLKAAIDAAHAEGARVTAHVFGEEALPGLINAGIDCIEHGTGLTDDTIALMLEHGTALVPTLINVENFPGIADAATRYPTYAKHMRDLYASCYARVAAAHDAGVPIFAGTDAGGTIAHGRISDEVEALKRIGMTPTAALGAACWEARAWLGRPGLEHGASADLLCFAEDPRVAGVDHPDLVILRGRIF from the coding sequence GTGTCCGCGCTGCACGTCCGCGGACGCGGCCTGCCCGACGGCGAACCTGTCGAGTGGTGGATCGCCGACGGCGTGCTGTCCGCCGATCCGATCGGCAACGCCGACACCGTGTTCGGCGCCGACGGCGAGCTCGGCTGGATCATCCCCGGGCTGGTCGACGCGCACTGCCACGTCGGCCTCGGCCCCGGCGGTGCGGTCGACATCGATGAGGCCGTCGCGCAGGCCGAGACCGAACGCGACGCCGGTGCGCTGTTGTTGCGTGACGCCGGATCGCCTTTGGACACACGCAGTCTCGATGACCGCGAAGATCTGCCGCGCATCATCCGCGCCGGTCGCCACCTGGCCAAGCCCAAGCGTTACCTGCCCGGGTTGCCGATCGATGTCGAGGACGAATCGCAGTTGCCGGCGGTGGTCGCCGAGCAGGCGCGCTGGGGCGACGGTTGGGTCAAGCTGATCGGCGACTGGATCGACCGCGGCGCCGGTGATCTCGCGCCACTGTGGTCCGACGACGTGCTCAAGGCCGCGATCGACGCCGCGCATGCCGAGGGCGCACGCGTCACCGCGCACGTCTTCGGTGAGGAAGCCCTGCCCGGACTGATCAACGCGGGTATCGACTGCATCGAGCACGGCACCGGACTCACCGACGACACCATCGCGTTGATGCTCGAGCACGGCACGGCGCTGGTGCCGACGCTGATCAACGTCGAGAACTTCCCGGGTATCGCGGACGCGGCGACCAGATATCCGACGTATGCCAAGCACATGCGCGACCTGTACGCATCGTGCTACGCCCGGGTCGCGGCGGCCCACGACGCGGGCGTGCCGATCTTCGCGGGCACCGATGCGGGCGGCACGATCGCCCACGGCCGCATCTCCGACGAGGTCGAGGCACTCAAGAGGATCGGGATGACCCCGACGGCCGCGCTCGGCGCCGCCTGCTGGGAAGCCCGGGCCTGGCTGGGCAGACCAGGTCTTGAGCACGGTGCGTCGGCCGATCTGCTGTGCTTCGCCGAGGATCCGCGGGTGGCCGGCGTCGACCACCCGGATCTGGTGATCCTGCGCGGCCGGATATTCTGA
- a CDS encoding P-II family nitrogen regulator, whose product MKLITAIVKPFTLEDVKTGLEQTGILGMTVSEVQGYGRQKGHTEVYRGAEYSVDFVPKVRVEVVVDDSAVDKVVDVIVQAARTGKIGDGKVWVSPVETVVRVRTGERGADAL is encoded by the coding sequence ATGAAGCTGATTACTGCGATCGTCAAGCCGTTCACCCTGGAAGATGTCAAGACGGGCCTGGAGCAGACGGGCATTCTCGGCATGACCGTCAGCGAGGTTCAGGGCTACGGGCGCCAGAAGGGTCATACTGAGGTGTACCGCGGTGCCGAGTACTCGGTGGACTTCGTGCCCAAGGTCCGGGTCGAGGTCGTCGTCGACGACTCCGCGGTCGACAAGGTCGTCGACGTCATCGTGCAGGCTGCGCGCACCGGGAAGATCGGTGACGGCAAGGTGTGGGTGAGCCCGGTCGAAACCGTGGTCCGTGTTCGTACCGGGGAGCGGGGAGCCGACGCCCTGTAG
- a CDS encoding ammonium transporter — MVLALPDESFAAFDSGDTAWVLASAALVLLMTPGLAFFYGGLSRQKSVLNMMMMSFGALGVVSVIYVLWGYSMSFASAHTGGSDVAGIFDNPFSLFGLSQLLETREIDGTELSVIGGFGTVPAIVWVGFQLTFAVITVALISGALAERVKFGTWLVFSGLWVTLVYFPLAHMVWGGGLLSGNERGFASWLFGTTTADDGSVSATVAPIDFAGGTVVHINAGMAALVLAIIVGRRRGFGKTAFRPHNIPWVMLGAALLWFGWFGFNVGSEGAADATAGLVWVNTTAATAAAMLGWLLVERIRDGHPTSVGAASGIVAGLVAITPACGALSPVGSLILGAIAGALSALAVSLKYKFGYDDSLDVVGVHLVAGLWGTVAIGLFATETGLFYGGGIQQLIVQIVIAVVATAFTAVMTAIIALALKPMGWRVTDEDEATGIDETEHAETAYELA; from the coding sequence GTGGTCTTAGCCCTACCTGACGAATCGTTCGCCGCCTTCGACAGCGGCGATACGGCGTGGGTGCTCGCGAGCGCCGCGCTGGTATTGCTGATGACGCCGGGCCTGGCGTTCTTCTACGGCGGACTTTCTCGGCAGAAATCCGTACTGAACATGATGATGATGTCTTTTGGAGCCCTGGGCGTCGTCAGCGTTATCTACGTACTGTGGGGCTACTCGATGTCGTTCGCGTCGGCACACACCGGCGGATCCGACGTCGCCGGGATCTTCGACAATCCGTTCTCGCTGTTCGGCCTCAGCCAGTTGCTGGAGACCCGTGAGATCGACGGAACCGAACTGTCGGTGATCGGCGGGTTCGGCACCGTGCCCGCCATCGTGTGGGTCGGTTTCCAACTGACCTTCGCGGTGATCACCGTCGCACTGATCAGCGGTGCGCTCGCCGAGCGTGTCAAGTTCGGCACCTGGCTGGTGTTCTCCGGCCTGTGGGTCACCCTGGTGTATTTCCCGCTGGCACACATGGTTTGGGGCGGCGGCCTGCTGTCCGGCAATGAGCGCGGCTTCGCCTCGTGGCTGTTCGGCACCACCACAGCCGACGACGGCTCCGTGTCGGCCACCGTCGCGCCGATCGACTTCGCCGGTGGAACCGTGGTGCACATCAACGCCGGTATGGCCGCACTGGTGCTCGCGATCATCGTGGGACGTCGCCGCGGCTTCGGCAAGACCGCGTTCCGTCCGCACAACATCCCGTGGGTCATGCTCGGTGCCGCGCTGCTGTGGTTCGGTTGGTTCGGCTTCAACGTCGGTTCCGAGGGCGCTGCGGACGCCACCGCGGGCCTGGTCTGGGTGAACACCACCGCCGCGACCGCCGCCGCGATGCTGGGCTGGCTGCTGGTGGAGCGGATCCGGGACGGTCACCCGACCAGCGTGGGCGCGGCCTCCGGCATCGTCGCGGGCCTTGTCGCCATCACCCCCGCCTGCGGTGCGCTGAGCCCGGTCGGTTCGCTGATCCTCGGTGCGATCGCCGGCGCGCTGTCCGCACTCGCCGTCAGCCTGAAATACAAGTTCGGCTATGACGATTCGCTCGATGTCGTTGGCGTGCACCTGGTTGCGGGCCTGTGGGGCACCGTCGCGATCGGCCTGTTCGCCACGGAGACCGGCCTGTTCTACGGTGGCGGCATCCAGCAGTTGATCGTCCAGATCGTGATCGCCGTCGTGGCAACCGCATTCACCGCGGTCATGACTGCCATCATTGCGTTGGCCCTCAAGCCGATGGGCTGGCGTGTGACAGATGAAGATGAGGCCACCGGTATCGATGAGACCGAGCATGCGGAAACGGCTTACGAGCTCGCCTGA